Sequence from the Streptomyces sp. NBC_00358 genome:
GTCCGGTTCGACGTCGGCGAAGGCGAGTGCCTCGGCGATGACGGCGGCCTGCCCGGTGGCGCTCGGGGCGGTGAAACCGGCCTTCGCGGCACCGTCGTTGTTCACCGCCGAACCCCGGATCACCGCGAGGACGTGGTCGCCGTCGGCGACCGCCTCGGAGAGCCGCTTCAGCAGCACCAGGCCCATGCCGCTGCCGAAGCGGGTCCCGCCGGCGGCGGCGTCGAAGGCCCGGCAGTGCCCGTCCGGCGAATGGATGCCGCCCTCGTGGTACTGGTAGCCCACCCCGCTGGGCAGGATCGCGCTCGCGCCGCCGGCGACGGCGAGGTCGCACTCGTACCCGAGCAGCGCGCGGGCCGCCTGATGCACCGCGACCAGGGAGGTCGAACAGGCCGTGTCGACCCCGACGCTCGGACCGGTGAGGTCGAACTTGTGCGAGATCCGGGTCGGCGCGAAGCCCTTGTCGGTGGCGAAGAAGATCCGCTGCATGCCGACCTGCTCGATCAGCTCCGGACGGCCGATCAGGTTGTTCACCAGGTAGGAGGGGAAGCCCACGCCGACGTAGACCCCGGTGGTGGCGCCGAGCGTCTCCGGGTTGTAGCCGGCGTGGTCGAACAGCGCCTGGGTGCCCTCCAGCAGCATCCGGTGCTGCGGATCGAGGATGGCCGCCTCCATCGGGGTCAGTCCGAACAGGCCGGCGTCGAACTGCTCCATCCCGTCCAGCACGGTGGCCGCCCGGACGTACCCCGGATCGCGGAACCGCCGCTCCGGGACCCCCGCGGCGAGCAGGTCCTGCTCCGACAGCCGGGTGACGGACTCGACGCCGTCCGCGATGTTGCGCCAGAACTCCTCCGGGTCCCGGGCGCCGGGGAACCGGCCGGCCATGCCGATGACCGCGATGTGCTGGATGTCGTCGTCGGTGTCGCGCTCGCTCACGAGCTCTGCCTCCTGCGCTGCTGCCGTCGGACGGCGGCCCTCTGCTTGTTGACCCGGTCGTCGACGCGCCCACGTTCGGCGTCGACCGTGCCGCCGGAGCCCAGCCGGGCGGCCAGGGCGGCGATCGTCGGGTAGGTGAAGATGTCAACGAGTTCGACCGGGCCCAGGCCCGTGTCCTGGATGCGGCTGTGCAGTCTGGCCGCGAGCACGGAGTGACCGCCGACCTCGAAGAAGTTCTCGTGCACGCCCACCGAGTCGCGTTCCAGGAGTTCGGCCCAGATCCGCTGCAACGCGCCCTCGGCCTCGTCGCGCGGGCCCACGTACCCGGCCGGCACGGCCGAGGAGACCTCGGTGGCCGACCGGACCAGCGCGCCGCGGTCCGTCTTGCCGTTCTGCGTCAGGGGCAGAGCGTCGCGTGCCACGAACCTGGAGGGCACCATGTACTCGGGCAGCAGACCGCGCACGTGCGAGCGCAGCGCCTGCTCGTCGCACCCGGCGTCGCCGCGGGGGACGACGAAGGCGATGAGGCTGCTGTCGCCCGCACCGTCCCGCCGGGCACTCACGGCGCACTCGGCCACGTCCGGGTGCGCGCCGAGGACGGCCTCGATCTCGCCGGCCTCGACGCGGAAACCGCGCACCTTGATCTGGTGGTCCACCCGGCCGAGGAACTCCAGCCGGCCGCCGCCCAGTGACCGCACCAGGTCACCGGTGCGGTACATGCGCGCACCGGCGGCCGTGGCGAAGGGATCGGGCAGGAACCGCTCGGCGGTCAGCGCCGGCCGGTCCCAGTAGCCGCGGGCCACACCGGTCCCGCCGACGAAGAGCTCGCCGACGACCCCGGGCGGCACCGGCCGCAGGTGACGGTCCAGCACGTACAGCGTGGTGTTGGCCAGCGCTCCGCCGACGGTGACCCGGCCCGAGGCGTCGACCTCCAGCGTCCGCACGGCCGACCAGACGGTCGTCTCGGTCGGGCCGTACATGTTGAGCATCCGCTCGACGCCGGAGCCGCCGAGCCGTTCCACCAGCTCCGGGAGCGCCGCGTCGCCGCCGACCAGCAGGTGCCGGAGCGGGCCGAACCCGGCTCCGGTCCCGGCCGTCTCCAGCAGCATCCGGGCGTAGGCGGGCGTGCACTGGAGGTGCGTCACCCCGTGCCGGGACAGCGTGTCGGCCAGCAGCGTCGCGGACGCCTCGGTGAGAAGGCGGCGGACCGTCACGACGTGGTCGAGTGCGGCGAGCGCCTGCTCGTCGTCGACCCCGAAGTCGATCAGGCAGGCGATCTCGTCGACCCCCGCGTCCGCCAGTTCCCGTACCAGCGAAGCGCAGTGCTCGGGCGTGCCGAAGAGCGCGCTGCTGTTCGCGAAGCGCTGGTAGGCGTGGTCGACGAGCAGCTCCCGGTGCTCCACCGGGTCGAGGCCGAGCCCCTTGGCCAGCCCCCGCATCAGATCGATCGAGCTGCGCAGGTAGTTCTTGAACGGCTCGCGGACCGCCTCCTGGACCACGTCCGGGTCGGGGTGGACGAAGGTGTGGAGCATCAGGGTCACGACGCCCTCGTCGTGTCCCGCCGCGGCCCGCGCGGCGCGGTAGACCCCGATCTTCCGGGCCAGCTCGTGGACGTTCTGCCCCAGCAGGTGGGTCAGCAGGTTGGCGCCGGCCGCGCCCGCCTGGCGGAACGTCTCCTCGCTGCCCGCCGCGGTGGCCCAGACCGGAAGTTCGGGCTGGACGGGCCGGGGCAGGGTGGCGGTCTCCACCTCGGCACCGACGCCGTTCACCCGCCGCACGCTCTCACCGCGCCACAGGGCCCGCACCGTCTCGATGTCCCGCCACATCCGCTCCTTGCGGTCGGCGAACTTCTCCGGTGCCAGCACGAAGTCGTCGGGCTGCCACCCGGAGGCGAAGGAGAGGCCCACCCGTCCGTCGGAGAGGTTGTCGACGGCGGCCCATTCCTCCGCGACCCGCAGCGGATCCTGCAGCGGAAGAACGACGCTGCCCGCCCGCAGGGCGACGCGCTCGGTCACCGCGGCCACCGCGGCGGCCAGCACCGAGGGGTTCGGGAACGCGCCGCCGAAGGCGTGGAAGTGCCGTTCCGGGAGCCAGACCGCACGCAGGCCGGCGGCGTCGGCGAACCGCGCCCCTTCCAGCAGCATCCGGTAGACGTCGGACCCCCGGCGCTCGCCGGAGTCGGAGGCGAAGTAGAACAGGCTGAAGTCCACCGGGCGCGCCGGGGCGGAGCCGTTCGCCCCGGCCCGCCGCGCGGGCGCCGCCCATCGTTCGGTCTCGACGATCACGCGGTAGCCGCGGCACAGGGTCCACAGCAGCTCGACGACCGAGATGTCGAAGCAGACGCTGGTGACCGCGAGCCAGACCGGCTGCTCGCCCGTCGGCGGCGCGCCCGTCGGCGGCGCGCCCACGGCGAGGTCGAGGCCCGCGAACAGGTTGGTGACGTTGCGCCGCGTGACCATGACCCCCTTGGGCCGGCCGGTCGACCCGGAGGTGTAGATGACATAGGCGAGCGCCGCCTCGGGGGTCGCGGCGAGCGGCGTCGGCGCGAGCCCCGCGGCCTCACGCGCGAGCGTGTCCAGGGCGACGCGTTCGCCGGGGCACCCGCGGACCGCCCGCTCGCCCGTCCGGTCCACCAGGCAGAGCGCGATCCCGCCGTCCTCGGCCATGTGGGCGAGGCGCTCCGCCGGGTAGTCCGGGTCCAGCGGCAGATAGGCGCCGCCGGCCCGGACGACGGCCAGCATGGCCACCACCAGCTCGACCGAGCGCTCGGCGCAGAGACCGACCCGCACCTCCTCGCGCACCCCTCGGGCACGCAGTGCGGCGGCCATGCCGTCGACCCGGTCCCCCAGTTCCCGGTAGGTCACCGAGCGCTCGCCGCACACCAGGGCGACGGCCCCCGGGGTCCGGCGCACCTGGGCGTCGAACTGATCGAGCCAGGACAGCTCGCCCAGGTCCACCGTGGGCCCGCTGGTCTCGGCGCGCAGCTCCCGCTCGGCCTCGCGGGACAGGGCCGGAAGCTGCGAGACCCGCCGCTCCGGGCGCGCGGTGACGGCGTCGAGCAGCGCCAGGTAGCCGTCCGCGATCCGCTCGACGGTCGCCCGGTCGAAGAGGTCGACGTTGTAGGTCCAGGAACAGGCGAAGCGCCCGTGCACCTGCTGGACGGAGAGGACCAGGTCGTAGGGGGCGCCGCGCTGGCCGGAGGCGGCCAGCGGCGTGAGGGGGACCGGCTGCCGGTCGGGGTCGGTCTGCTGCCAGACGTACATCACCTGGAAGAACGGGGAACGGCGCGGATCGCGCACCGGGTTGAGGCGCTCGACGAGCAGCGGGAACGGGAACGGGTGGTCCAGGGCCCGCAGCAGGGTCCCGCGGGTGCGCCCGAGCGCCGCGAGGAAGGTGGGATCGTCCGCGAGCCGGGTGCGCACGACCACCGGGTCGGCGAAGAAGCCCACCGTGTCCCGCACGTCGGCGGTCGGCCGGTTGGCGGCCGGTGTCCCCACCACGACGTCGTCCGCACCCAGGTACTTCTGCAGAAGCACCTGGAAGGCCGACAGGAAGAGCATGTTCGGTGTCGCGTCGGCCTCGCGGGCGACCCGGCCGATCGCGGCCGACAGCCGGTGGTCAAGCTGCACCGTGTGGCGACCGCCGCGGAAGGTCTGCACCGGGGGGCGCGGCCGGTCGAACGGCAGCTCCGCCTCCTCCAGTCCGGCCAGCTCCTCGCGCCAGAAGGCCAGGGCGTCCGCCGCGCCCGGACCGGCGAGCCTCTGCTGCTCACGGCGCGTCTGCTCGGCGAAGTCCACGCCGTGCGGCATCGTCTCCTCGGTGTCCTCGGCCCGGTAGGCGGCCAGCCACTCCTCGACGATCACGTCTACGGACCGCAGGTCCGCTGCGATGTGATGCACCGCCAGTGCCAGTACCGGGCGCGCGTCGTCAGGACCGCCGCGCACCAGGGCCGCCCGGAGCGGCAGCTCCCGTTCGAGGTCGAAGGGCCGGTCCACGAAGGCTTCGGCGAGGGACTCGGCCGCCTCCGCCGCGGCGGTCTCCTCGACGAGGACCGCCGCGGGAACCTCCGCGACGCACCGCAGCGGCTCGCCGTCGTTCCAGCGGTAGGTCGTCCGCAGGATCGCGTGACGGGTCATGACCGAGCGCAGCGCGCGGTCGAGCCGCCCGGCGTCGAGAGCCTCGTCGGTACGGGCCACCAGCGCGAGGTTGTAGGCGACGCTGTCCGGGGTCAGCCGCTGGTGCAGCAGCAGACTGCGCTGACCCGCGGTCAGCGGTCCGCCCTGCGCGGCCCCGGCCCCGGCGCGCAGGTGCGCCACGATCGCGTCACGGCGCTCCCGTACCTGCTCCAGCAGCGCGGGCGTCAACCGCACCTGCTCCCCGCGGCACTGGAGGCGGCCCTCCTCCAGGAAGAGCCTGATGCCCAGGGCCTCGACCCCGGCCATGAACTCGCGTACGTCCTCGGCCATCGCCGGCCTACTCTCCCCGTGCTCGCCCATCAACCCAGGTCCAGCTGAATCTCCGCGGCCCCCGGCGTCGTTCCCGGTTGCGTCTCCTGCGCGCGCAGCCGCAGCAGCGCGGCGAACTCGCCGACCGTGTGCACGGCCGCCACGTCGGACAGCGTCAGCCGGTGTCCGAGGCGGGTGTCCAGATCGCCCAGCAACTGCACGGCCTTCAACGAGTCGCCGCCCAGTTCGAAGAACCGGTCCTGGACGCCCACCCGCTCGACCCCCAGGACCCTGCTCCAGGCGTCCGCGACCGCCTGCTCGACCTCGTCGCGCGGCGCCGTGTACTCGGCGCGGGAGCGTTCCTCGCGCGGATACTCCCCGGCCAGATGGGCGGCGCGCACGGCGGAGCGCCGCAGCTTCCCGCTGGAGGTGCGCCGGATCCCGCCGCGCGGCACGAGGACGACTTCCCGGACGGCCACCGCGTGGCCGGCGCCGACCCGTTCCCGGACGGCCCCGGCTATGGCCCGGCCCTCCTCCGCGGTGGTCCGGCCGGTCGTCTCGACGGCCAGCACCAGTTCCTCGCCGCGCTCGCCGCCGACCGCGAAGGCCACGCAGCGGCCGCCGCGGATCCGCGGATGCGCCTCCTCCGCGGTCCGTTCCAGGTCGTGCGGATAGTGGTTGCGGCCGTGCAGGACGATCAGGTCCTTGACCCGGCCGGTGACGAACAGGCCCTCCGGTCCGGCGAACCCGAGATCGCCGGTGCGCAGGAACGGGCCCTCGCCGGTGGCGAGCGTGGCCCGGAAGACCGACTCGCTCTCCCGCTCCCTGCCCCAGTACCCCCGCGCCACGCTGGGGCCGCCGACCCAGATCTC
This genomic interval carries:
- a CDS encoding MupA/Atu3671 family FMN-dependent luciferase-like monooxygenase, coding for MAEDVREFMAGVEALGIRLFLEEGRLQCRGEQVRLTPALLEQVRERRDAIVAHLRAGAGAAQGGPLTAGQRSLLLHQRLTPDSVAYNLALVARTDEALDAGRLDRALRSVMTRHAILRTTYRWNDGEPLRCVAEVPAAVLVEETAAAEAAESLAEAFVDRPFDLERELPLRAALVRGGPDDARPVLALAVHHIAADLRSVDVIVEEWLAAYRAEDTEETMPHGVDFAEQTRREQQRLAGPGAADALAFWREELAGLEEAELPFDRPRPPVQTFRGGRHTVQLDHRLSAAIGRVAREADATPNMLFLSAFQVLLQKYLGADDVVVGTPAANRPTADVRDTVGFFADPVVVRTRLADDPTFLAALGRTRGTLLRALDHPFPFPLLVERLNPVRDPRRSPFFQVMYVWQQTDPDRQPVPLTPLAASGQRGAPYDLVLSVQQVHGRFACSWTYNVDLFDRATVERIADGYLALLDAVTARPERRVSQLPALSREAERELRAETSGPTVDLGELSWLDQFDAQVRRTPGAVALVCGERSVTYRELGDRVDGMAAALRARGVREEVRVGLCAERSVELVVAMLAVVRAGGAYLPLDPDYPAERLAHMAEDGGIALCLVDRTGERAVRGCPGERVALDTLAREAAGLAPTPLAATPEAALAYVIYTSGSTGRPKGVMVTRRNVTNLFAGLDLAVGAPPTGAPPTGEQPVWLAVTSVCFDISVVELLWTLCRGYRVIVETERWAAPARRAGANGSAPARPVDFSLFYFASDSGERRGSDVYRMLLEGARFADAAGLRAVWLPERHFHAFGGAFPNPSVLAAAVAAVTERVALRAGSVVLPLQDPLRVAEEWAAVDNLSDGRVGLSFASGWQPDDFVLAPEKFADRKERMWRDIETVRALWRGESVRRVNGVGAEVETATLPRPVQPELPVWATAAGSEETFRQAGAAGANLLTHLLGQNVHELARKIGVYRAARAAAGHDEGVVTLMLHTFVHPDPDVVQEAVREPFKNYLRSSIDLMRGLAKGLGLDPVEHRELLVDHAYQRFANSSALFGTPEHCASLVRELADAGVDEIACLIDFGVDDEQALAALDHVVTVRRLLTEASATLLADTLSRHGVTHLQCTPAYARMLLETAGTGAGFGPLRHLLVGGDAALPELVERLGGSGVERMLNMYGPTETTVWSAVRTLEVDASGRVTVGGALANTTLYVLDRHLRPVPPGVVGELFVGGTGVARGYWDRPALTAERFLPDPFATAAGARMYRTGDLVRSLGGGRLEFLGRVDHQIKVRGFRVEAGEIEAVLGAHPDVAECAVSARRDGAGDSSLIAFVVPRGDAGCDEQALRSHVRGLLPEYMVPSRFVARDALPLTQNGKTDRGALVRSATEVSSAVPAGYVGPRDEAEGALQRIWAELLERDSVGVHENFFEVGGHSVLAARLHSRIQDTGLGPVELVDIFTYPTIAALAARLGSGGTVDAERGRVDDRVNKQRAAVRRQQRRRQSS